The following nucleotide sequence is from Pedobacter sp. PACM 27299.
TTATCACCAATAGTCCATACTATTTTATCGGTAGTTCCAGCTGTATCATAATCACCGGCTATACCTCTAAATCCAAAGCATTTATAGTGACCTGATGTTTCGAATCTTTGTCCGGCTTGTATAGCTGTTCCAGAAAAAATACTAGCATTGTTGTATGTTCGAATCCATGTAGAATCTGACATATAAAGACCTCCTCCATAGGATTCATTAATCCATCCTGTATTTCCACTACTCCTAAACCAGTTAGAAGCACATACTGATCCTTGAAGACCTGAATCGTAACCAAAACTCCCCCTGCCTCCTGAGACGTTACCATTGGCTGAAATTCCTCCGTTTGCATATATAGTCTCAGCAATAAATGCTTCATAAGATGTCCCGGGATTATTTTTTATAGCGATTCTGCCACTTGGCTCTATTGAAATTTGAGAAGCTACCATACCAGGCCAATGGAAGGATAGGTTTGGTGACCTTCCTGATGAACTGCGAACCTCTAAATTTGCACTTTCAAAATCGCTACCTGTGCCTCCTAAAAACACACCTCTTCCGTAGACCTCTAAATTGCTAGCAAATGTGCCAGTGCTATTGCCAACGAATACGCCATCTGAAACTAATGAGCCGTTAATTCTTGTATTTCCTGAGAAATTGACATTGCCGTCAATATCAATACCATTTCCCCATATACTGACTTTTCCAGATGCTGATTGCAAGAACCCGTAATAACTAGCTGTATTAAAATCCCTATGGCCAAATCTCGCTATAGCAATATTACTAATCCATCCGTCGATCGCATATGAATGACCAACTATGGGTCCATTGAAATAAGAATTACCATTGACAGCAAAAGTATATCCTAGATCAGACGTATAACCAATATGTGTATTGCCGCTTTCAGCTATAAAAAATGGCGTTGTGCCTCTGTTATTATAAATTGAAAAACCATCTTGACTAATTCCCCAAACTCCTGAGATTAATCTGAATGAGGTTCCTTCTGAATTTAATACATTTTTTAGCTCATAATAACCATTTCCTGGGTCTGTAGCTTGTAATTGAATAGATTGCCCTTGATTGCCTTGGGTACCTCTCGCTAATACACTACGCAAAGTTTCACCTCCTGGATTTACTCCAATATACGCCTGCATTCCCTCTTGTGAAATAAGTCTTGCCTCATTAGTACCGGTAGTCCTGCCAAATATCAAATCAAAACCGGAACCGTATGCATTAGACTTATCAAAATCATAGCCATTCCACTGAGCTGAATTATAAGATAATGCCGAGGTACCGGATATATTATTGAACAATGTAGCCCCATTGTTAACATCTATAAAGGTCTGAACCGCTGTTTTGCTCTTTGGACTCCACTTGCTATCGTAACTGAAACCCATTAAAAAAGTATTCACAGCAGTTGTACCATCGCCACTATATTGTGCCTGACTTGTAGCATCACCCCAACTGTTGGCTGCATTATTCAATACTGAACCATTATTCAATCCTAGCCAGTTTTGAAATAAAGGTACCGTACCCAACTTCCCTTTTCCATCTGTACCATCTATTACTACAGGAGCAAACACAAGTGCTGCATTATTATTAAGTTCAGCACTTCGCCCTCCCCAATTCATTGCATTAGTCGCTACTGCTGCTGTTCCGGTAATATCTATTTTCCATGTACCTGTTGCGTTGTCTCCACTAGTATTCGCTTTGCCAGGCACAGTAGGTGCATCAGCTGTACCTCCAAGATCACCCGCCAATTTTAACTTTCCTTTTGACACAGCTGAAGCATCCTGGACTGTTGCATCAGAACCAGGCACCCCTTGATTTCCCTGGGCTCCCGTCGCACCGGAAGCACCTGTATCACCCTTCGGCCCCGGTGTTAACACAATGTCATTAATCGCGTCTACCACTGCCTGTGTTGTCGGGTATCTCGTGTGATCTGGATTATCCAGACTGACCGCCTTATTAGACGTATTTTCCGGGCTAAAATTCAGTGCATTCTGTTTGTCTCGCAGTGCCTGCAACGTTGCTACTGAAATTGGTTTGTCCGCATCTGAGGTATTATCGACATTCTCAAGATCAATAACGGCCTTATTCAACTGGCTAAAGAGCGCGATCTCCCCGCTTTCTCTTGGTAATGTATATATGTAATTCTGACTCTGATTTAAGGGATTTCTCAATAAACTGGCGAAGCCATTTTTTATAAAAGAAAGCTCTTCCACACTGATCTGAGTAAAGCTTTTAGTACCAGTGATGTGCTGAGTTCCACTAATATTTACGACATCAGAATTACTTTCCTCTATGCGGTCACGAAGTCGCTTAATCAGCTCCCTCAATTTAACACCTTGAGTTTTATTTAATGCTGGGTTATACACTCCAGCTGATTTAATAGTTTGATCAATATACTGATCATCGATAAATGGAATTTCCGACATGTTTTGTTTTTTTTAAATAAATGATTTATGATCTCCAGCTTCTTTGTTTAAGCTTTGGCAATACGAACTATTGAGCTGGATAAGAAGTTATCTGAATGCCTTAGTGAAATTCCAAAGTTTGGCTATCTTCAGAATTTAATTGTGAGGCACCTATCGCATTGAACACGATTTTAAATGCGTTTTCAGGGGTTAATTGTTGATTTTTCATATTTATTTTTGAATTGTTAATTTTATACAGTAAGCTCATTATCTATCAGATTAAATAAACTTGATGCATTTATGACCTGCATTTTAAACCTATGGTAAATTCGATTTCCATCCTCATCCACAGTAACTAAAGGAGTGGCTAAAGTGTATTCGGCAAGCCCATCAGATTCCGAATGGGAAACACTGTAGATTCTTTCCCAGTTACCACGGCTGTTCTGTTTAAAGAGGTAGTAAGTACCATAACTGGTAGTTGGTATCCAGGTTAATTTATGCGCTGAAGCCTGATAAATTAGTTGAGGTGCTTCTGGAGCTTGGGTATCCATCAATCTGGCTGTCAGCAATTCTGACTGATTTGAAAACACCTCTTCCCGCATTTCATTTTCATTAATAATCGTTCTGATTCCAACAAACCTGTAGTAAACTGTTTGTCCCAATGGTGCGCTACTTAGCTCAGAAAAATCATCTGTAACTTCAAACTCAGCAAGATTTGATTCTTCAATATCTACCTCAAAGTAACGATCCATCGCATAAATACTACTTGTTTTAGCCTGATCTGTGGTAGTGTAAATTCTAATTTTAGAAATGTGATCTGCTGGAGAAAAAGGTGCAACTAGAAAAGTTACCGCAACTCCGTGAACATTTGAAGCATAAGGTTTTACTTCAAACTGATTAACCAATGGCGCTGCAGCAGCAGCAACATTTAGTACGGTTACAGGTCCGGTAAACAAACTCAAAAGGCCAGGAACCAGTTGATTCGTTACTTCTGCTGCAGTATAGAAATAAAAATTTCTTGAAGATGCATTCAAATTATAATCAGTAAACCTAACATAGGTCACGTTCTCTTCTGCCGGTTTTCCGTATTTTCTTACCATCGGAAATGGATTGAAATCAGGACTTAACCCAGACAGTAAATGACCATCAACATCTCTGATGATCGGTAAAGTATTTTCTGTTTGCAGCCCCTGTTTAAGAAAACTGAAAATCGGTGGCTGCTCTGTAAGCGGCATTAATGTACCCTGAATAGCTGCGTATAATTTTTCCTTCTTCAGCGCATCAGAATCATCTGCATTTTTTAACAATACTTTATCCGGAACAGGAAAACCATAAGCCTGAGGTCTCGCTTCATAAATCTTAAATTCTAGGTCTTTGAGTGGATCAAAAATCAGGTTTGCCAGTTCATAAGCTCGCAGATTATAATGGGGATCTTCCTCCAGAGATACCAGATCAGTTAGTATCTGATGTACCGTTTCAGGCTCATAAAGTACATAAAGAATTTCTTCCAGAGTAGTCCTATAAAACATAAAACCAAATGGGTTCCTCATCATTCCTTTCTGACTTTCAGCTATCTTCATATCAAAAGTAAAAGCCGCTTTTCCTGTCTCATCCGGCCTCACCTTCAAGCCAACAGCTATAGGTGCTTCGAGTTCCACTGGTTCTTCAATTCTACGTGCCAACAGCACTACCGGCACAGATACCTGCGATACAAAATCATTTCCTGAAATTGTATCTACACTTTGTAAACCAAATAATGATTTCCTATCGTTCTCTTCATCAACAGGCAAGATGTTTGATCCGTTAAAACCATGGGGAGCCGACTCAGGGTATATATAAGCTTTATACCCTGGGTGATAGTTGACGTTAATCCACTCCCATTGATCTCTGGAATGTGTAATTGGCGACTCCTGGTAGCTGGTATCCTGTACATATAAGATCAGCGGATTGGTTTCCTCCACAAAGGCCACTTCTAACACTTTCATCTCCGCACCTTCTTTTACCTGAGGAATCCTAATCTGCCCTTTATACCATTCTACGTGTGTGGTGTTTAAAGAATCAGGATTATTTTTCTGAGGATTTCCTGGATCAAAAGGAAGGTTTTTCTGAGGATGTGCGGGCAATGATTCTGAGCAGCTGATCATGTAATAACCGGGTAGATCATCCGGACTTCCACCATCACTAAATAAAGGAATCACTTTTGCAGCACTATGCAGTCCACCGATCCAGTATTTACTGACGTTACCTTCGGAATCCACTGAGCTTTCGATATTCGGCTGCTGCGGATTGGTAAAGCTGACTAATGAAATACTTTCAGCCAAAGGCTTCCAATTTTCCTGATTACTCAGGTTCTCTACTATAGAAAACCTGCTATTCAGTTCAGGTGCACTATAATTCCTTTGTGAAGCATACAATCCCGGATCTGTTTCGTCATCAACCAGACTCAAATCATAAGCCTTTTCAATGGTAATGATCGGACCCAACAAGGCGTAATCTACCTGAACAACTCTGAACTGACCTGCTGGTGTAGACAAAATACAATCTTTAAACCTGAACAAATCTTCATGGGGAACAAAAGGCTTTACCACTGTACCATCAATCAACTTATAACTTCCGGTAGACAGCTTCAATAAAGTATCAGATCCTTTAATCGGTTGTATATTTTTAATCATTCCAATTACTTCCAAAGGGAGTCCTTGTTTGAAATGTGCTTTGATTTTATCAGGTCTTACCACAGTGGATAATTCCTCAACTGAGGTATCCTCCAGGTGAGAGACATCCACAATGTCCATCCAACTGAAAGTGGTTCTTGTAAAATTCGTATCCTGACCTGGAAAAGTACTGTTTTGATCTTTTAACCAGCTTTGTTCAAATCCCGTAGTAAAGAGTAGCTGATCTTCTTTTTGGATATATTGAACCGTCACATCGGTAGGCGGCATTAGCGAATTTTTGACTGGAATTTTAGTAGCATTGGTAGCTGCTTCATCGCTGATGGCAGAAGCTCTGGAAAACCAATTGATTCCATAGATGGCATAAAAATGCACTCCTGATTTTCTTTCAAAGTGTATGTACAAACTTGTAGGGTCATCAGGAACAGGGACCGTTTCAAGAACTCCTGTTGATGGAAATTCATCATCAAAACTATAGAATGAG
It contains:
- the pilV gene encoding shufflon system plasmid conjugative transfer pilus tip adhesin PilV, which gives rise to MSEIPFIDDQYIDQTIKSAGVYNPALNKTQGVKLRELIKRLRDRIEESNSDVVNISGTQHITGTKSFTQISVEELSFIKNGFASLLRNPLNQSQNYIYTLPRESGEIALFSQLNKAVIDLENVDNTSDADKPISVATLQALRDKQNALNFSPENTSNKAVSLDNPDHTRYPTTQAVVDAINDIVLTPGPKGDTGASGATGAQGNQGVPGSDATVQDASAVSKGKLKLAGDLGGTADAPTVPGKANTSGDNATGTWKIDITGTAAVATNAMNWGGRSAELNNNAALVFAPVVIDGTDGKGKLGTVPLFQNWLGLNNGSVLNNAANSWGDATSQAQYSGDGTTAVNTFLMGFSYDSKWSPKSKTAVQTFIDVNNGATLFNNISGTSALSYNSAQWNGYDFDKSNAYGSGFDLIFGRTTGTNEARLISQEGMQAYIGVNPGGETLRSVLARGTQGNQGQSIQLQATDPGNGYYELKNVLNSEGTSFRLISGVWGISQDGFSIYNNRGTTPFFIAESGNTHIGYTSDLGYTFAVNGNSYFNGPIVGHSYAIDGWISNIAIARFGHRDFNTASYYGFLQSASGKVSIWGNGIDIDGNVNFSGNTRINGSLVSDGVFVGNSTGTFASNLEVYGRGVFLGGTGSDFESANLEVRSSSGRSPNLSFHWPGMVASQISIEPSGRIAIKNNPGTSYEAFIAETIYANGGISANGNVSGGRGSFGYDSGLQGSVCASNWFRSSGNTGWINESYGGGLYMSDSTWIRTYNNASIFSGTAIQAGQRFETSGHYKCFGFRGIAGDYDTAGTTDKIVWTIGDNWNTIESMYGIGYSYKTKYVDGNHQMVFRQAGAVHASIDLDDGRAFFDGMVTTPIVKATSKLLIPSTSGKQWSLYVQDN